Proteins from one Clostridiales bacterium genomic window:
- a CDS encoding exonuclease domain-containing protein has product MVELTGITNEMLADAPKTPEVVRAFSKFLGDSIIVGYNVSFDVNFLHDNFMEHLSKPMTNDYIDAMRMARKLYPEMKHHRLRDMVELYGITNEHEHRALADCVATAQCFGKLHEEVLNQYENEESFIKTYSHHGGGGSHSVKAADIQGDESKINADSPLYNQHCVFTGKLEKFTRKEAMQIVADLGGINEDDVTKNTNFLILGNNDYCATIKDGKSNKQKKAEKNKLNGQDIEIVPETVFYDMLGDTM; this is encoded by the coding sequence ATTGTTGAACTTACAGGTATTACAAATGAGATGCTTGCAGATGCGCCAAAGACACCAGAAGTAGTACGAGCCTTTTCTAAGTTTTTGGGAGACAGCATTATCGTCGGATATAATGTCAGCTTCGATGTGAATTTCTTGCATGACAATTTCATGGAGCATCTGAGCAAACCGATGACAAATGATTATATCGATGCAATGCGCATGGCTCGCAAGCTGTATCCGGAGATGAAGCATCATAGATTGAGGGATATGGTTGAGCTGTATGGTATTACAAATGAACATGAGCACAGAGCTCTCGCTGATTGCGTAGCTACGGCACAGTGCTTCGGAAAACTTCACGAAGAAGTTTTGAACCAGTATGAGAACGAGGAGTCCTTCATCAAGACCTATTCTCATCACGGCGGTGGAGGCAGCCATTCGGTAAAGGCCGCTGACATTCAGGGTGATGAATCCAAAATTAATGCAGATAGTCCGCTTTATAATCAGCATTGTGTTTTCACCGGGAAACTGGAGAAATTCACGAGGAAAGAGGCAATGCAGATTGTAGCTGACCTCGGGGGGATTAATGAGGACGATGTAACAAAGAATACGAACTTTCTGATTCTCGGAAACAACGATTATTGCGCCACCATCAAAGATGGGAAAAGCAATAAGCAGAAGAAAGCCGAGAAGAATAAGCTCAATGGGCAGGATATAGAAATCGTGCCAGAAACAGTATTTTATGACATGCTTGGCGATACAATGTAA